The following nucleotide sequence is from Pandoraea thiooxydans.
GCAATACCGGCTGCATCCGCAGCAAGCAGAGCGCTTATTCGAAGGACGGCGGCCTCGCGGTGCTGTACGGCAACCTGGCGGAAAAGGGCTGCATCGTCAAGACCGCGGGTGTCGATGAATCGCAGTGGGTGTTCTCCGGACGCGCGCGCGTTTTCGAGAGCCAGGACGATGCCGTCGAAGCCATTCTGGGTGACAAGGTCGTCGCGGGCGACGTGGTGGTGATTCGCTACGAAGGCCCCAAGGGCGGCCCCGGCATGCAGGAAATGCTTTACCCCACGTCGTATCTGAAATCGAAGGGCCTGGGCAAGACCTGCGCGCTGTTTACCGACGGCCGTTTCTCGGGCGGCTCGTCCGGCCTGGTGATCGGCCATGCGTCGCCCGAAGCGGCCGAGGGCGGCACGATCGGCCTGGTGGAAGAGGGCGACGTGATCGAGATCGACATCCCGCAACGCAAGATGCACCTGGCGGTATCCGACCAGGTGCTGGCGAGCCGGCGCGCGGCCATGGAGGCGCGCGGCGCCCAGGCCTGGCAGCCGGCCGCTCGCGAGCGCGTGGTATCGCAGGCGTTGCAGGCCTATGCCGCGCTGGCGACCTCCGCCGATCGCGGCGCCGTGCGGGATATCTCGCAACTCAAGCGCAAGTAAGGCGCGGCGGCTTTGGCGCTCAAAGCAGATCCGGCGCGACCGGGGCGTCGCGAGACGCCTCGCGAGCGCCGGACTGCTTCGATGTCTGTCGAGTCGTTGCTTTGGGCTTGCCCGGCGCGCGTGCGACGTGCGCCGCGCTCTCGGTGCGAAAGCGATCGCGATATTCGGTGGGATTGATTTGCAGCCTGCGGGCGAAGACCCGGCGCAGCGCGTCGGTGCTGTCGAATCCGCAGCGTTTGGCGATCTCCCGCAGCGACAGGTCGGTGCTCTCCAGATGGCGTCGCGCGGCATCGATGCGCGCGTTGCTCAGAAAGGTGATTGGCGTCACTCCACATTCCTTGATGAAGGTTCGTGAGAGATTGCGCGCACTCATATGGACGCGTTCGGCCAACGATGCCACCGTGTGATCGATATTCAGGTTGTCGAGAATGTACTGCTGTAGCGCGATGGTCTGCGATCCCGGGGCCGCCTGCGATTCGAGCAGGGGACTGAATTGCGATTGACCGCCCGCGCGGCGCAGGTAGACGATCAGGTATTTGGCGACGTCCAGCGCCATCGCTTTGCCGAAATCTTCCTCGATCAGCGCCAGCGAAAGGTCGATGCCGGCGGTCACGCCGGCCGTTGTGTAGATGCTGCCGTCGTTGACGTAGATGTGATCGGGCTCGATGCGCGTCTTTGGAAAGGTCGCCGAGAGTCTCGGTACGTCCATCCAGTGCGTCGTCACCACGCGGTTGTCCAGCAGGCCGGCCGCGCCCAGCGCGAACAGGCCGTTGCAGATTGCGCAGACGCGTCGCGCCCGCCGGTAATGCTCGTACAGCCACTTGCTCAGTGCAGGATCGTCGAACGCGTCGAAGATGCCCAGGCCGCCCGGCACGATGATGGTGTCGAACTCGGGGCAGACGTCGAAGATCGTGCGATCCGGCACCACGGTCAAGCCGCTGGAGGATTGCACCGCGCCGCGTGTCGTGCCCACGGTGAGCATTTCGTATTCGCACTCGCCGCGGCTCAGGATCCGGACTTCGGCGAATGCATCGCGCGGGCCCGCGATGTCGAGCAGCTGGAAGCCTGGAAACACCACCATACCGATCTTGATGCGCTTCATCGAGGTCACTCGCGGAGTGGAAACGGTTGAAGGCCGGGGCGTGCGTTGCGCGCCGCCCCGCGCCGATCAGACTGCAGTGGCGTCCCGCTCGTAGCCATTGAACTTATAGAGCAACGCGGAGACGATCCAACCGCCGACAAAGATGCCGACGATCGCGTAGCCAAGCAGGCCGAAGTTGCTGTTGATGGCATCGACGAAACGCCAGAACGGCCCTGACAGACTGAGCGTCTGACTGACAATGCCAAGCGCTTCCATGCCGCCGATCAGCAGCGCGACGACCGTTGAAATCAACGTGATCGTCACGTTGTAGTATAGCTTGCGCAGCGGCTTGACAAAGGCCCAGCCGTACGCTCCGAGCATCAGGATCCCGTCGGTCGTGTCGATGCTCAGCATGCCTGCGGCGAACAGGCAGGGAAGCAGTAGGATCGTCCATATCGAAAAGCCGGCCGACGCCTGCGATGCCGAGGTGCCGAGCAACCCCACCTCGGTGGCGGTCTCGAAGCCGAGCCCGAACAGAATCCCGAGTGGGAACATGAGCCAACTCGAGCGTACGAGACTGAATAGCGGCCGGAAAACGCGAGCGAGCAGATTGCCGTCGAATTGCAGCAGGCGTGTGTCGCCGATCGACTGGGTTGGTTTGCCGCGCATCCGGCGCAAGGCCTTGAGCAGATCGGCCAGCAGTACGATGTTGACAGCGCCGATCGCAAGCAGGAACGAGGCTGAGGCCACGGTACCGATGATTGTGCCCGCGTCTTTGAATGCGGCGAAATGATCGGCCACGGCCTGCGCAGCCAGCGCGACGAAGACCGCGCCCAGGACCACCATCAGCGCATGCCCGAGCGCAAAGAAAAAGCCGACGCAAATGGGGCGTTTGCCGTCGTTCATCAGCTTGCGCGTGACGTTATCGATCGCAGCGATATGATCCGCGTCCATCGCGTGGCGCAGGCCGAAACTGTAAGCGAGGAATACCGTGCCGAGCAGTTCCGGCGAGGTCCGCAGCACGGCGTAGGCCCACCCCCATGCGAACAGATTGATGAGTCCGAGGGCCACGTACATCGTGACGATCCTGGCGCGCATCGAAGCGGCGGGGTGTGCGGTTCCAGCAGGGGTAGTCATGACCAATTCCTTTATTGCCGATGCGATTTTCCGTCGCGCGCCGGCCTGCGGTGGCGCATGCGCTTCACCGTTCGGCCAGCACGCGTTCAAGTTCGGCCCTGCTGAGCGTGCCACTCGACTCCGTCACGCTCAGCAGGGCTTCGAGGAAGCGCTCGTAATAATCCCAGCGCGGCTGGTTCGCGCAGTCCAGCGCCTCCCACCTGGCAATCGACGCGATCAGGCATTGCCGAAAGGCTTCCCACTCGAAACAGCCTGCCTTCGAGAGCGACAATGCCAGCCCGAACACGTCGCGCTCCCAGCGGTTGGAAAAGAACAGCTTGCCGTCCAGGCGCGGCGGCGAGTCCGGCTCGCCGAGCATCGCCGCCGCGGCGTATTCCTCGAATCGGGTGAACATGGCGCCCTCCTAGGCCTGCGGCGGTGCCACGAGCGCGACGCCCATCATCGATTCCGGTGTGACCAGCGAGGCGAGTTCGGCCTCGCTCATGCCATCGGTGTTGGCCGGGCGTTCGGGGATCACGAACCAGCGAATCTGCGCGCTGCTGTCCCACACTTTCACCTCCTTGGTTTCCGGCACGTCGACCCCGAACTCGCGCAACACGGCGCGAGGTTCGCGCACGCCGCGTGCGCGAAATACCGGGTCCTTGTACCAATATGGCGGCAGTCCGAGCACAGGCCACGGGTAACACGAGCACAGCGTGCAGATGATCAGGTTGTGAACGTGCGCGTCGTTGGCGACTGCTGCCATGTGCTCCCCCTCGGCGCCGGCCATGCCGGCCGGCAAATCCAGTTCGGCGATCGCGCTCGGGGTGTTCGCAATCAGCCGCTGCTGGTAGGCCGGGTCGACCCACGCGCGGGCGACGATCCTGGCGCCGTTGAACGGCCCTGCGACGGTCTCGAAATGGCGCAGCACGGTGTCGACCGAATCGCTGCCGATCACGCCTTTCTCGATCAGCAGCGCTTCGAGTGCGCGCACTTTCGCCGCGCTGGTGGCCTCGCGGTCTTGCGGAAAACCAAAGATGTCGCTCATGTCGTTAAGCTCCTGGTCAGTGAGCGGCCTGCACGTAGGCTTCGTACAGGTCCGCGTAGATGGTCGTGTTGGGTTCGCTCTTGTCGGAGCCCCAGACGTCGGCCGCCTTGAAGGCTATCCGGTAGACCGGCATCGGCCGGCCGATGCCGTCGACACCTGTCGAGACGAAATATGAAAAATGGCCTGGATAGATGGCATCGACGGTGCCGGTCTTGCAGCGCAGGTATCCAGGAAGGCGCGTGTGATCCACGGCCGCCGGGTCGGCCACGCGGACCATGTCACCGGCGGCGAAGCGCGGTGCGCGCTCGGGCGGGTGATAACCGGAGTCGCCCTGCTGCAAATACGCGCCGATCTGCGCGGCGATGGGTGCGCTCGGGCGATCCGGTAGCGCGGCGTCGGGGTGCGCGCGATAAAACGCGCTCTTCTCCTCGAGCTCCTGCGCGGTGAGATAGCCGGCGTCGATGAAGAATTGCGAGATGCCGCCCAGCCACTTCTCGTAATAGCGATACTTGAAGTATTCGAACGGTTGCATGTCTTCCGCGCCGGTGCGCAACGAGGCCCAGGACCAGTTGCTTTTGAATGCGGTCGGCAGGTCCTTCACCGCATAGGCAGGTAACGCGTCGGCGAGATGCGCGCTCTCGGCCATCATCGCGGTGTGAATGCCGAAGATGCGTTGCTCCCAAGGCTCGACAAAGACGCGCGTCTCGAGACTGACGGGGCCGAGGTTTTCGATGCCTCCAAGATGATGCTGTAGTTTCACGATGTCGCTCCTGAAGAATGACGAGGGTCCTGCGCGGTGAAGCGCATTGGTGACTGCTGCTGGATAGGAGGGGCTGCGCGGTGCCGCCGGTCGCGGGCCGTTACCCCGAACTGCTTGTCATGGCGGGCCGCGCCGTCGACGGTGGCCGGCGGGCCGTCGCCATGGCTGCGGGAGCTTCGGGGGAGCCTGTCGTTTCGGCGACGCAGCCGAGCAGGCCCGTACGCAGGGCCTGCTCGTCGAGCGCTCGGCCAATCACGACGAAGCGGCTCGCGTGCGCTTCATCCGCCCCCCACGCTTTGCCGAAGCTGCCTTCCATCAGCATGTGCACGCTGTGAAAATGCAGCCGCCGCGCTTCGCCGCTCACGCGCAACACTCCCTTCATGCGCAGCAGCGCGGTGCCATGCGACTGCACGAGTTGAGTCGCCCAGCGGTTGAAGCGAACGCCGTCGATTTCGCCGGGGATATGAAAAGCGCAGGATGCGATGCTCGTGTCGTGTACATGCTCATGATCGGTTTGCGTGAGCAGGGCGGGCTCTACGGCGAGCAGGTTGTCGATCGAGAAGGTGCGTGGCCCGAGCAGTGTGTCGATCGCGATCGCCGAGCGCGTTGTGAAGTCGAGCGTGGCCGTTGGATTCAGCGCGCGCACGCTCGACTCGAGCATGGCGAGCTCGGATGGTGAGACGAGTTCCGTCTTGTTGATCACAACGCGGTCGGCGAATACGATCTGCTCACGGGCAATGTCGTCGCTCAGTTGACTGTGCGCATGGCGTGCGTCGACGACCGCAATCACCGATTCCAGTTCGACGCGTTCGCGCACATCGGGGTCGGCAAGGAACGTCTGCAGGACCGGCGCGGGGTCCGCGAGTCCGGAGGTTTCGACGATCAGCCGCTCGAGCCTGTCGCCGTGGCGCGCCAGCAGTTGCAGCACGCTGGCGACGAGGTCGCTGCGGACCGTACAGCACACGCAGCCGTTGTTGATTTCGATGACCGCCTGCTCGTCGGCAACGATCAACTGCCCATCGATGCCGACTTCGCCGAACTCGTTGACCACCACGCCGATAGGTGCCGGGCGCGTGTGCTCGAGTATGTGGTTGACGAGCGTCGTCTTGCCGGCGCCGAGAAAGCCGGTCACGACAGTGGTCGGGATTTTCCGGATACGCATTTTATGACTCCGTGGGAACCTGTCCGCCCTGATATATCAAGAGAATAGCGGCATTTATGCGGCAGAATCGCCGTTGTCCATTCGCATATCGACGTTGGCGCAATCTGCATGCGCGGGTGGCTGAAGATGTCCAAATAGCCGGATACGGCCAAATTGAGACCCGTGTGCGATGTTTGCCGGCGCCCGTCGCTCATGAGGTTAGTTAAGGCGTGCTTCGCGCTTGAGCGTCAGGGCGTTGCCGATGACCTCCGACACGAATCCGAAGGCCGCGCCGGTGATGAGCGCGGCCGCCGCGACCAGTGCCGGGTTGGACAGTCCTGCCGTGGTAATCGCCTTGCCGGTGGCCACGGTGGTGCCGACAGTCGAGGCAAAACCCCAGACGATCGCCGGGAGCACGTCGAGCAGTTTGATCTTCGATGCCTGCACCATCGCTGCGCTGCCGATGCCGACACATATGGCGATTGCGATGGCGGTGTTGCTGGTCGTCGCGATCGCAAGCAGCGTGAGCGAACTGATCGCGAGTCCGGTGAGATTCGATGCGACGCTCTTGACGAATCCCGCCGTGCCGCCGCCGAGCACGAAGAAAGATGCCCACGCGATAAACGTGACCCAGACCGGGACGGGGAAGACCGTGCCGGTCAACCAGGTGTCGACGACTGCCAACACGCCAATGCTGAGCGTATATGCCTCTGACTGTTTCATGACTCTCTCCTATTGAGCATCGATGCGTTGAGGGATGTGGGAACGCGATTGCATGTAGCCATTCAAGCGACTTCCGTGCCGAAGCTCCGACACTGTCCGTGGCGTTCGAACGATTGGCCGGAATCTAATGCGGTGATGTCCGCAATGGAATGAACGACGTATGACGGACGAGCGCGGCTTCGTGTGCATGCCGATTCCCGACGTCTGGCGGCTGGAAAAAATTCGCTGCACCCGTTCCAGCGTGGTGCGTGTATCCCCCGATTCGTGCGCTGCGCATCGATCTGGAGCCCCCGGCGTGAGATGCGATGGTGCATGCGCCCGGGCTTTCGACACGGAAAGCGACGGTTGGCGCGAACGCAATTGACCTGCCGGACTTCACCGCGCGAACGGCGGCGACGACCTTGCCGGAGCATCCCCGAAAGGGGGCGTCCCGGACAACTCCTACCGAGCCCGAGACGGCTCGCGTAGAATCTGGGCTTCTCATCGGTCGCGGTGAGATTTTGTTTTCTCTTAAACCAAAGGTATTCGAATGGCCATTGCCAAGAAAGCTGCAGTGAAGAAACCCGCCGCCAAAAAAGCCGCGCCGCGCAAGACGGCGGTCGCCAAGCCGGCCCCCGCCAAGACCGTGGCGGCGCCCAAGCCGATCAAAACGAGTTTCACCAAGGCCGCTCTGGTGACGCATCTGGCGCAACAGGCGGCTGTCGAACCCAAGGCCGCCAAGGCGTTGCTGGCTGCGCTCGAAGCCACCATGCTGGCCTCCATCAACAAAAAGGGCCTTGGCGAATTCACGCTGCCCGGCCTGTTGAAGGTCACCGCGCAAAAGGTGGCGGCCAAGAAAAAGCGTTTCGGCAAGGATCCGTTCACCGGTGAAGATCGCTGGTTCGATGCCAAGCCGGCAACGGTGCGCATCAAGGCGCGCGCCCTGAAGAAACTCAAGGACGCCGCGCTGTAAGCGTTTTTGTCGTAGCATGGCCCCGCGAGCCGCATTCGGCGCGCGGGGCCGGTGTTTTAGCCGATCGGGCGTGCGCGGATACGCGTCCCCGCCGTCCTGCCGGCGTCATCAATGCGAATAGACATGCCATATCTGGGAATCGGTCTTCACGTCATCATCGCGATTTACTTTGCCGTGCATGCGGTGCGCAGCCGCCAGAACATGGCATGGCTGTTCATCCTGTTTTTCTTCCCGGGGCTGGGCAGCCTGGTCTATTTCTTCGCGATCTATCTGCCGAGCCTGCGGCAGTCACGCGGCGCCCGTGTGGCGACGCGGGCCATCAGCCAGTTCGTCGACCCCAATCGCGCGGTGCGCGAGGCGCGCACTGACTTCGATCGTGCGCCGACGGTCGAGCACCGCATGCGTCTGGCCGCCGCGCTGCTGGCCGCCGGCAACGCCGATGAGGCGCTCGAGCATTATCAGGCCGCGGCCAAAGGCCCTTTCGCCACCGATCCCACGTTGCTGTTGGGCCTGGCCCAGGCGCAGTTTGCCGCGAACGACGTCGCGGCGGCCCGCGCAACCCTGTCCGACCTGTTTGCGGCCAACCCGCAAGCGCGCCGCCAACCCGAACCGGCGTTACTCTACGCCCGCACGTTGGCTGCGCTCGATGCGGCCGAGGCGCGCGATGCCTTCGAGCAGGCGCTCGCCTGTGCCAGCGATGCCGCACCCCGCTGCCTGTTTGCCGACTGGCTGGCCCGTCAGCCCGACGAGGCGGATCGTCGGCGCGCGCAAGCGCTGTACGCCGAAATCGTTCACGATGCCAAACACTGGCCGCGCCATGCCAGGGAGCACAACCTGCAGTGGCTGCAGCGCGCCCAGGCCGCGCTGGCCTCGACCCGTTCGCCCCAATGAATCCGGCTGAAAACATCGATCGATTGATCGACGAGCTCGCCGACTGGCGAGGCGATACACTCGCCGCGGTGCGCCGGTGCATTCGGCAGGCCGACCCGGCAATCGTCGAGCAGTGGAAGTGGATGGGCAGCCCCACATGGTATTGCGAGGGCATCATCGCGGTCGGCAATGCCCACAAAGAAAAGGTCAAGCTGACTTTTTCCCATGGCGCGAGCCTGCCGGACCCGGATCACCTTTTCAACGCGGGTCTGGGTGGAAAAGTATGGCGCGCGATCGATTTTTTCGAAGGCGACAAGGTGAACACTCGGGCGCTCAAGGCGCTCGTTGCAGCCGCGGTCGATTTCAATCGAAGCAAGGCCAGGATGAAAACGCGGGCTTCGTCGAGAGCGCGAGCCAAGGCCGTCGGCGACACGCAAGAGTAAAGGGCGCGCCGCCGCGGGTCGGTATAATCAGTGACCCCATTCGAGACCGGCCATCGATGTCGAGCATTGCCAAACTGTTGTCCATACTCGAGTTGTTTTCAGAGGCACGCCCATTTTTGTCGGCCGAG
It contains:
- a CDS encoding GlxA family transcriptional regulator; this encodes MKRIKIGMVVFPGFQLLDIAGPRDAFAEVRILSRGECEYEMLTVGTTRGAVQSSSGLTVVPDRTIFDVCPEFDTIIVPGGLGIFDAFDDPALSKWLYEHYRRARRVCAICNGLFALGAAGLLDNRVVTTHWMDVPRLSATFPKTRIEPDHIYVNDGSIYTTAGVTAGIDLSLALIEEDFGKAMALDVAKYLIVYLRRAGGQSQFSPLLESQAAPGSQTIALQQYILDNLNIDHTVASLAERVHMSARNLSRTFIKECGVTPITFLSNARIDAARRHLESTDLSLREIAKRCGFDSTDALRRVFARRLQINPTEYRDRFRTESAAHVARAPGKPKATTRQTSKQSGAREASRDAPVAPDLL
- a CDS encoding HoxN/HupN/NixA family nickel/cobalt transporter, yielding MTTPAGTAHPAASMRARIVTMYVALGLINLFAWGWAYAVLRTSPELLGTVFLAYSFGLRHAMDADHIAAIDNVTRKLMNDGKRPICVGFFFALGHALMVVLGAVFVALAAQAVADHFAAFKDAGTIIGTVASASFLLAIGAVNIVLLADLLKALRRMRGKPTQSIGDTRLLQFDGNLLARVFRPLFSLVRSSWLMFPLGILFGLGFETATEVGLLGTSASQASAGFSIWTILLLPCLFAAGMLSIDTTDGILMLGAYGWAFVKPLRKLYYNVTITLISTVVALLIGGMEALGIVSQTLSLSGPFWRFVDAINSNFGLLGYAIVGIFVGGWIVSALLYKFNGYERDATAV
- a CDS encoding nitrile hydratase accessory protein gives rise to the protein MFTRFEEYAAAAMLGEPDSPPRLDGKLFFSNRWERDVFGLALSLSKAGCFEWEAFRQCLIASIARWEALDCANQPRWDYYERFLEALLSVTESSGTLSRAELERVLAER
- the nthA gene encoding nitrile hydratase subunit alpha; protein product: MSDIFGFPQDREATSAAKVRALEALLIEKGVIGSDSVDTVLRHFETVAGPFNGARIVARAWVDPAYQQRLIANTPSAIAELDLPAGMAGAEGEHMAAVANDAHVHNLIICTLCSCYPWPVLGLPPYWYKDPVFRARGVREPRAVLREFGVDVPETKEVKVWDSSAQIRWFVIPERPANTDGMSEAELASLVTPESMMGVALVAPPQA
- the nthB gene encoding nitrile hydratase subunit beta; this encodes MKLQHHLGGIENLGPVSLETRVFVEPWEQRIFGIHTAMMAESAHLADALPAYAVKDLPTAFKSNWSWASLRTGAEDMQPFEYFKYRYYEKWLGGISQFFIDAGYLTAQELEEKSAFYRAHPDAALPDRPSAPIAAQIGAYLQQGDSGYHPPERAPRFAAGDMVRVADPAAVDHTRLPGYLRCKTGTVDAIYPGHFSYFVSTGVDGIGRPMPVYRIAFKAADVWGSDKSEPNTTIYADLYEAYVQAAH
- a CDS encoding CobW family GTP-binding protein produces the protein MRIRKIPTTVVTGFLGAGKTTLVNHILEHTRPAPIGVVVNEFGEVGIDGQLIVADEQAVIEINNGCVCCTVRSDLVASVLQLLARHGDRLERLIVETSGLADPAPVLQTFLADPDVRERVELESVIAVVDARHAHSQLSDDIAREQIVFADRVVINKTELVSPSELAMLESSVRALNPTATLDFTTRSAIAIDTLLGPRTFSIDNLLAVEPALLTQTDHEHVHDTSIASCAFHIPGEIDGVRFNRWATQLVQSHGTALLRMKGVLRVSGEARRLHFHSVHMLMEGSFGKAWGADEAHASRFVVIGRALDEQALRTGLLGCVAETTGSPEAPAAMATARRPPSTARPAMTSSSG
- a CDS encoding DUF1097 domain-containing protein, which codes for MKQSEAYTLSIGVLAVVDTWLTGTVFPVPVWVTFIAWASFFVLGGGTAGFVKSVASNLTGLAISSLTLLAIATTSNTAIAIAICVGIGSAAMVQASKIKLLDVLPAIVWGFASTVGTTVATGKAITTAGLSNPALVAAAALITGAAFGFVSEVIGNALTLKREARLN
- a CDS encoding HU family DNA-binding protein, which encodes MAIAKKAAVKKPAAKKAAPRKTAVAKPAPAKTVAAPKPIKTSFTKAALVTHLAQQAAVEPKAAKALLAALEATMLASINKKGLGEFTLPGLLKVTAQKVAAKKKRFGKDPFTGEDRWFDAKPATVRIKARALKKLKDAAL
- a CDS encoding tetratricopeptide repeat protein, which codes for MPYLGIGLHVIIAIYFAVHAVRSRQNMAWLFILFFFPGLGSLVYFFAIYLPSLRQSRGARVATRAISQFVDPNRAVREARTDFDRAPTVEHRMRLAAALLAAGNADEALEHYQAAAKGPFATDPTLLLGLAQAQFAANDVAAARATLSDLFAANPQARRQPEPALLYARTLAALDAAEARDAFEQALACASDAAPRCLFADWLARQPDEADRRRAQALYAEIVHDAKHWPRHAREHNLQWLQRAQAALASTRSPQ
- a CDS encoding DUF1801 domain-containing protein; translation: MNPAENIDRLIDELADWRGDTLAAVRRCIRQADPAIVEQWKWMGSPTWYCEGIIAVGNAHKEKVKLTFSHGASLPDPDHLFNAGLGGKVWRAIDFFEGDKVNTRALKALVAAAVDFNRSKARMKTRASSRARAKAVGDTQE